Proteins from a genomic interval of Gemmatimonadota bacterium:
- the mutY gene encoding A/G-specific adenine glycosylase, whose amino-acid sequence MDTNAENRLDAKQVDAFRRALLDWYGENQRDLPWRSVRDPYAVWISEIMLQQTRVDQVRPYYDRFMERFPTVAHLGKAPLEDVLKAWEGMGYYARARNLHRAARRVVDEHGGQIPDDPARISDLPGIGPYTAAAILSIAFGRDCPVVDGNVVRVLSRLFHLTDNPSSSAARKRMDGHAGRLLARGRAGDFNQAMMELGATICTPRNPRCDECPVNTFCEALKLLPDPSVLPRKRPRAHRPHRHVAAGIVRRNDKVLIVRRPTDGLLGGLWEFPGGTVSKGVEGEKFLAEEMKNTMGIDIRVDRAVATLRHAFTHFEMTLQGYSCSYLEGVARHRDGNECRWVRFDDLGRFAFPRAYQRLIEASAMVREDRQPAGYA is encoded by the coding sequence ATGGACACGAACGCGGAGAACCGGCTGGACGCCAAACAGGTCGACGCGTTCCGCCGCGCCCTGCTCGACTGGTACGGCGAGAACCAGCGGGATTTACCGTGGCGGAGTGTCCGCGACCCTTACGCGGTCTGGATCTCGGAGATCATGCTCCAGCAGACGCGGGTAGACCAGGTACGGCCCTACTACGACCGGTTCATGGAACGTTTTCCCACGGTAGCGCACCTGGGCAAGGCCCCGCTCGAGGATGTCCTGAAGGCGTGGGAAGGCATGGGATACTACGCCAGGGCGAGGAACCTGCATCGCGCCGCCCGCCGGGTCGTCGACGAACACGGCGGGCAGATACCCGATGATCCCGCGCGGATCTCCGATCTGCCGGGCATCGGACCCTACACGGCTGCCGCCATATTGAGTATTGCCTTCGGGAGGGACTGTCCGGTCGTCGACGGCAACGTCGTTCGCGTATTGAGCCGCCTTTTCCACCTCACCGACAACCCGTCTTCCTCAGCGGCCAGAAAGAGAATGGATGGCCACGCCGGGCGACTCCTCGCCCGAGGGCGGGCGGGCGACTTCAACCAGGCCATGATGGAACTGGGGGCCACGATTTGCACGCCGCGCAACCCCCGCTGCGATGAATGTCCTGTGAATACTTTTTGCGAAGCCCTCAAGTTGCTTCCGGACCCTTCCGTGCTGCCGCGAAAACGGCCGCGCGCGCACCGGCCTCACCGTCATGTCGCGGCCGGCATCGTACGCCGGAACGACAAGGTGCTGATCGTCCGGCGGCCGACGGACGGCCTGCTGGGTGGACTGTGGGAGTTCCCGGGAGGAACCGTCAGTAAAGGGGTCGAAGGGGAAAAGTTTCTGGCTGAAGAAATGAAAAACACGATGGGGATTGATATCCGTGTCGATCGCGCCGTGGCCACCCTCAGGCATGCCTTTACGCATTTCGAAATGACGCTACAGGGCTACAGCTGTTCATACCTGGAAGGGGTAGCCCGCCATCGCGACGGAAACGAATGCCGATGGGTTCGATTCGACGACCTCGGCCGTTTCGCTTTCCCCAGGGCTTATCAGCGCTTGATTGAAGCCTCGGCGATGGTCCGAGAAGACCGGCAGCCTGCCGGTTACGCGTAA
- the recA gene encoding recombinase RecA, with protein sequence MNDNDPGREKALSGAISQIERQFGKGSIIRMGDENPQLSVESIPTGSLTLDLALGIGGVPRGRVVEIYGNESSGKTTLAKHIVAEAQKLGGMAAFIDAEHALDIRYARALGVDMDKLLIHQPDTGEQALDVAEILVRSGGVDVIVIDSVAALVPRAEIEGEMGDSHVGLQARLMSQALRKLTSVINRSRTCLIFINQIRQKIGVMYGNPETTTGGLALKFYSSVRIEVRRIGNIKGDDASAGIQVRGTVKKNKLAAPFREAQFDIIYGEGISKESDLIELGVNNGIIEKSGTWFSYNDERLGQGRENVRQLLREQRDLAGEIEEKVRAIFAPPGQDESVENNGVAGKPAARPESSAKRR encoded by the coding sequence CGCCATATCGCAGATTGAGCGGCAGTTCGGCAAGGGTTCCATCATCAGGATGGGAGACGAGAACCCCCAACTGTCCGTCGAGTCCATACCAACGGGATCCCTGACCCTCGATCTGGCGTTGGGTATCGGCGGCGTGCCGCGCGGTCGCGTGGTGGAAATATACGGTAACGAGTCCTCCGGAAAGACCACGCTGGCCAAGCATATCGTGGCCGAGGCGCAGAAACTGGGCGGGATGGCCGCCTTCATCGACGCGGAACACGCGCTGGACATCCGCTATGCGCGGGCCCTCGGCGTGGACATGGACAAACTGCTCATCCATCAGCCGGATACGGGTGAGCAGGCCCTCGACGTGGCCGAGATCCTGGTCCGCAGCGGCGGAGTGGACGTGATCGTCATCGACTCGGTCGCCGCGCTGGTCCCGAGGGCCGAAATAGAAGGAGAAATGGGCGATTCCCATGTAGGCCTGCAGGCCCGACTGATGTCGCAGGCACTCCGGAAGCTGACCTCGGTTATCAACCGGTCCAGGACCTGCCTGATCTTCATTAACCAGATCCGACAGAAAATCGGGGTAATGTACGGCAATCCGGAAACGACGACCGGAGGGCTGGCCCTGAAGTTCTATTCCTCGGTCCGGATCGAGGTGCGCAGGATCGGGAACATCAAGGGAGACGACGCCTCGGCGGGCATCCAGGTACGGGGTACCGTGAAAAAGAACAAGCTGGCGGCGCCCTTCCGCGAAGCGCAGTTCGATATCATCTACGGGGAAGGGATCTCCAAAGAGAGCGACCTGATCGAACTCGGGGTCAACAACGGTATCATAGAAAAGAGCGGGACCTGGTTTTCCTACAATGACGAAAGGCTCGGGCAGGGCCGCGAGAACGTGCGGCAGTTGCTCAGGGAACAGCGGGATCTCGCCGGTGAGATCGAAGAGAAAGTCCGTGCGATCTTCGCACCGCCGGGTCAGGACGAATCCGTCGAAAACAACGGCGTCGCCGGGAAACCGGCCGCCCGTCCCGAATCGTCGGCGAAGCGGCGCTGA